In Planctomycetia bacterium, the following are encoded in one genomic region:
- a CDS encoding SHD1 domain-containing protein, with the protein MSRCFPSFLLAIFLFAPPSANAREWSDVTGKYKTEAELVAFNHEKVVLKRADKDLLSLPLDKLSQADRDYLETLSKDEAKNTPEPQTWTMRDGTKVVGRIVGYARRDVTIQRRRARTYVNDRVFANLPEIYRKMVPKIVAEFEKVKIENDRDFESWVLKQKGEARTFKCEGVILELESGDEYGVPFFFFSGADLEVLKPGWDAWAAENADPDQQEDASFHVQALAEAYQRDREVNQQVAQMQLTLQAVDAGVTSLWEVMLYPPRGTAYGPQCVVVAGRSSRDATENALRQYPGARTGAVRRVSN; encoded by the coding sequence ATGTCGCGTTGCTTTCCATCGTTCCTGCTGGCGATTTTTCTGTTCGCGCCCCCATCGGCCAACGCTCGTGAGTGGTCCGACGTCACCGGCAAATACAAGACGGAAGCGGAACTCGTGGCCTTCAATCACGAAAAGGTCGTCCTGAAGCGCGCAGACAAGGACTTGCTCTCGCTGCCGCTGGACAAGCTGAGCCAGGCCGATCGCGATTACCTGGAGACGCTCTCCAAGGATGAAGCGAAGAACACGCCCGAACCGCAAACCTGGACCATGCGCGACGGCACGAAGGTCGTGGGGCGCATCGTCGGCTACGCTCGCAGGGACGTCACGATTCAACGCCGCCGCGCCCGGACCTATGTGAACGACCGCGTGTTCGCCAATCTGCCGGAGATCTATCGCAAGATGGTGCCGAAGATCGTGGCGGAATTCGAAAAAGTGAAGATTGAAAACGATCGCGACTTCGAATCCTGGGTCCTAAAGCAAAAAGGCGAAGCCCGCACCTTCAAATGTGAAGGGGTGATCCTGGAACTCGAAAGTGGCGACGAATACGGCGTGCCGTTTTTCTTCTTCTCCGGAGCCGACCTCGAAGTCCTCAAGCCCGGCTGGGACGCCTGGGCAGCCGAAAACGCCGACCCGGATCAACAGGAAGACGCGTCGTTCCACGTGCAGGCCTTGGCGGAAGCCTATCAGCGCGACCGCGAAGTGAATCAGCAAGTCGCGCAGATGCAACTGACGCTACAAGCGGTCGACGCCGGCGTGACCAGCCTGTGGGAAGTGATGCTCTACCCGCCGCGTGGCACGGCCTACGGCCCGCAATGCGTCGTCGTCGCCGGACGGAGCAGCCGCGACGCGACGGAGAACGCTTTGCGCCAGTATCCCGGCGCTCGAACTGGCGCGGTGCGGAGAGTGAGTAACTGA
- a CDS encoding SpoIIE family protein phosphatase, translating to MTDHLKLFSAETGAQTLTEPRDLTALRQIHQAFTAATGWELRTELVDDFDVLPGFSRGEPPQRVRLSASVDADRAGVPRVDRARAHQLGVAIQGMTGELRETIQALRRREAELAAGVPVATHRDEREHLAARLTSILKDSAAILGFRSAAAYLLDGDTMQLKLRAYWNVPRSRLLAPPRSLESSAADVEALSDVALAIDSEAQALAWRAPEPCGAAICVRIVSSTMPLGTLWFFGRRPRPIRPRQLSLARVIAGRIAAELEREVLLAETQSLAGLRNQLQEAATSAMGDQRPAPQLENWSLAGWTRHEASIGAAFHAWHAPRDTGAWCAVGECNGRRVAGALRTAALAASLQALWRHTESPSIVLGHANAQLFQRDAGDAVATVAAARLSGEDEVCLSVAGDPAVLLATEKGAKELVDIEQPLGMSGRLRPRERKFRMPRGAALILTTSGVRDALDDRGRLFGPRGIVRAMRSAWSSKAQVLADALRAHLDAHTRDHATSDCAATIICRR from the coding sequence ATGACTGACCATCTCAAACTGTTCTCGGCGGAAACCGGCGCCCAAACGCTCACTGAGCCGCGCGATTTGACGGCGCTACGTCAGATTCACCAGGCGTTTACTGCAGCCACGGGCTGGGAATTGCGCACTGAGTTAGTCGACGACTTCGACGTGTTACCCGGGTTTTCCCGCGGCGAGCCGCCGCAACGGGTGCGACTGTCCGCGTCGGTCGACGCCGACCGCGCCGGCGTTCCGCGCGTGGATCGCGCACGGGCGCATCAACTTGGCGTGGCAATTCAGGGAATGACCGGCGAGTTGCGCGAGACGATTCAAGCGCTGCGCCGACGTGAAGCGGAATTGGCCGCCGGCGTGCCCGTGGCGACGCATCGCGATGAACGCGAACATTTAGCGGCGCGATTGACGAGCATCTTGAAAGACAGCGCGGCGATTCTGGGATTTCGCTCCGCGGCGGCGTATCTGCTCGACGGCGATACGATGCAATTGAAGTTGCGCGCCTACTGGAATGTGCCGCGCTCCAGATTGCTGGCTCCCCCGAGGTCTTTGGAATCTTCCGCGGCCGACGTGGAGGCGCTGTCGGATGTCGCCTTGGCGATCGATTCCGAGGCGCAGGCCCTGGCCTGGCGCGCGCCGGAACCGTGCGGCGCGGCGATCTGCGTGCGGATCGTTTCCTCGACGATGCCGCTGGGGACGCTGTGGTTTTTCGGCCGCCGTCCGCGACCCATTCGGCCGCGGCAACTTTCGTTGGCGCGCGTGATCGCCGGGCGCATCGCCGCGGAATTGGAGCGCGAAGTATTGCTCGCGGAGACGCAGTCGCTAGCGGGTCTGCGAAATCAACTACAAGAAGCGGCCACGTCGGCGATGGGCGATCAGCGGCCCGCGCCGCAGTTGGAAAACTGGTCCCTGGCCGGCTGGACGCGCCACGAGGCGTCGATCGGGGCCGCGTTTCATGCCTGGCATGCGCCGCGCGATACGGGGGCCTGGTGCGCCGTGGGCGAATGCAATGGGCGTCGCGTGGCCGGCGCGCTGCGCACGGCGGCGCTCGCCGCTTCGTTGCAAGCGCTGTGGCGTCATACCGAGTCTCCTTCGATCGTCTTGGGGCACGCGAACGCGCAGCTATTTCAACGCGACGCCGGCGATGCCGTGGCCACGGTCGCGGCGGCGCGATTGTCCGGCGAGGATGAAGTGTGTCTGAGCGTCGCCGGCGACCCGGCCGTGCTGCTGGCGACCGAGAAGGGCGCGAAGGAATTGGTCGACATCGAGCAACCCCTCGGCATGTCCGGCCGCCTGCGGCCCCGCGAGCGGAAATTCCGCATGCCGCGCGGCGCGGCTCTAATCCTGACCACGAGCGGAGTGCGCGACGCACTCGACGACCGCGGCCGATTGTTCGGCCCGCGCGGAATCGTCCGGGCCATGCGCAGCGCCTGGTCGAGCAAGGCGCAGGTCCTCGCCGACGCCCTCCGCGCGCATCTCGACGCGCATACCCGAGATCACGCTACGTCCGACTGTGCGGCCACGATCATCTGCCGGCGGTAG
- a CDS encoding ComEC/Rec2 family competence protein, which yields MPGEELRISRPPRYQPLVVVAAAMMCGIALDRWAALDFAWMGVASLLAIGDWGLAWRRARHRTACIYLLAAVTCVGAGWHHLRWRYFDADDISTFANEEYAPVVLEGVAREAPRRVAAPPFDPMNAIPRGERSRLEIEVTAIRDGDAWRNATGRALLTVDGVVTDVEGGDRLRVIGAFAIPSPPLNPGGFNYADYLRADRIRTVVFAEHPAAITRLEPASRYNPRRWLGRVRVLGEQDLGRYLSPRSASLAAALLLNAREQMETARTDAFLETGTIHHLAISGTHVGILAATLFFVLRLGLLPRRLALGLIVGIVTLYGMVTGGDAPVLRSVVLVAIVCLALHLGRRPLGFNSLGAAAICVLIWNPSELFDVGAQLSFLSVAVLIHMARHWIDDSSTDPLERLIAATRPWPVRAWRWLARLVWRITAISFAVWLVTMPLIMARFHLVSPVAVALNPLVWAPVAVALLSGFVTLVVGPWFPPLGAAMGWVCDQSLALTEFAVNGLNHLPGGHTYVPGPSNGWLAGFYVGCVAIGLFPTIFTWRRRAALLSAWVIVGLLPALQAPDDAPSLRCHFLSVGHGCAVLIELPDGRRLLYDAGQLGLPSAAARTIAETLWFHGVTHLDAVVVSHADVDHYCALPHLMERFSFGQAYISSRMFKDNDPDAVRALDRALHESEIPRQIIHAGDDLIAGSDVRIEVLHPGGAGVDGSDNANSIVLAITFQGRRILLTGDLEPPGLNAVLNGLPLDCEVLMAPHHGSGGSDPLGLIEWCSPETVVISGSRRDVSPAVTRAYSARGAKVFHTALDGAVTVTLSNGEVRVSAFREEDSPSAARSGR from the coding sequence ATGCCGGGGGAAGAGCTTAGAATTTCGCGCCCGCCGCGATATCAGCCGCTGGTGGTCGTGGCCGCGGCGATGATGTGTGGAATCGCCCTCGATCGCTGGGCGGCGCTGGATTTTGCCTGGATGGGCGTCGCCAGCCTGTTGGCAATCGGCGACTGGGGGCTCGCCTGGCGGCGGGCGCGTCACCGTACGGCCTGTATTTACTTGCTCGCGGCGGTCACCTGCGTCGGCGCCGGCTGGCATCATTTGAGATGGCGCTATTTCGACGCAGACGACATTTCCACCTTTGCGAACGAGGAATACGCGCCCGTTGTCCTGGAGGGAGTCGCCCGAGAGGCGCCACGCCGCGTCGCCGCGCCGCCGTTCGATCCGATGAACGCCATCCCGCGCGGCGAAAGGAGCCGGTTGGAAATCGAGGTAACGGCCATTCGGGACGGCGACGCCTGGCGTAACGCGACCGGGCGGGCTTTGCTGACGGTCGACGGCGTGGTGACGGATGTCGAGGGAGGCGATCGACTGCGCGTCATCGGCGCGTTTGCCATCCCGTCGCCGCCGCTCAACCCGGGCGGATTCAACTACGCGGACTATCTGCGAGCGGATCGGATTCGCACGGTCGTCTTCGCCGAACATCCGGCGGCGATTACGCGACTTGAACCGGCCTCCCGATACAATCCGCGACGCTGGTTGGGACGCGTGCGCGTGCTGGGCGAGCAGGATTTGGGACGGTACTTGTCTCCGCGCAGCGCGAGTTTAGCCGCTGCGCTGTTGCTCAATGCGCGCGAGCAGATGGAAACCGCGCGGACCGACGCGTTTCTGGAAACCGGCACGATTCATCACCTGGCAATTTCGGGAACCCATGTCGGCATCCTGGCCGCGACGTTGTTTTTCGTGTTGCGGCTTGGTTTGCTGCCGCGGCGTTTGGCGCTCGGGCTGATTGTTGGCATCGTCACGCTCTATGGAATGGTGACCGGCGGCGATGCGCCGGTGCTGCGGTCGGTGGTGTTGGTGGCCATCGTTTGTCTCGCGCTGCACTTGGGCCGGCGGCCGTTGGGCTTCAATTCGCTCGGGGCCGCGGCGATCTGCGTGCTAATTTGGAATCCGTCGGAATTATTCGACGTCGGCGCACAGTTGTCCTTTTTGTCGGTGGCGGTGCTGATTCACATGGCGCGGCATTGGATCGACGACAGCTCGACCGATCCGCTGGAACGCTTGATCGCGGCGACGCGCCCTTGGCCCGTTCGCGCGTGGCGTTGGCTGGCGCGATTGGTGTGGCGGATCACCGCGATCAGCTTCGCCGTGTGGCTGGTGACCATGCCGTTGATCATGGCGCGTTTCCATTTGGTATCGCCAGTCGCCGTGGCGCTGAATCCGTTGGTCTGGGCGCCGGTGGCCGTGGCGCTCTTGTCCGGGTTCGTCACGCTCGTCGTGGGCCCGTGGTTTCCGCCACTCGGCGCCGCGATGGGTTGGGTTTGCGACCAGAGCCTGGCGCTCACAGAGTTCGCCGTCAATGGCTTGAACCATTTACCTGGCGGGCACACCTACGTCCCCGGCCCGAGCAATGGGTGGCTCGCCGGATTCTACGTCGGTTGCGTGGCGATTGGCCTATTCCCGACGATCTTCACCTGGCGGCGTCGCGCCGCGCTCTTATCCGCGTGGGTGATCGTGGGCTTGCTGCCGGCGCTCCAGGCGCCGGATGATGCGCCGTCGCTACGATGTCATTTCCTCTCCGTGGGACACGGTTGCGCCGTGTTGATAGAACTGCCGGACGGGCGACGCCTGCTGTACGACGCCGGTCAATTGGGATTGCCCAGCGCCGCGGCGCGCACGATCGCCGAGACGCTCTGGTTCCATGGCGTCACGCATCTCGACGCCGTGGTGGTTTCCCACGCCGATGTCGATCATTACTGCGCGTTGCCGCACTTGATGGAGCGGTTTTCGTTCGGCCAGGCGTACATCTCGTCGCGGATGTTCAAGGACAACGATCCCGACGCCGTGCGAGCGCTCGATCGCGCGCTCCATGAGTCCGAGATTCCGCGGCAAATCATCCATGCGGGCGATGACTTGATCGCCGGCAGCGACGTGCGGATCGAGGTGTTGCATCCCGGTGGCGCCGGGGTCGACGGGAGCGATAACGCGAACAGCATCGTACTGGCGATCACGTTTCAAGGACGACGTATCCTATTGACCGGCGACCTGGAACCGCCGGGCCTGAATGCCGTGTTGAATGGATTGCCGCTCGATTGCGAGGTGTTGATGGCGCCACATCACGGCAGCGGCGGCAGCGATCCGCTGGGGCTGATCGAGTGGTGCTCGCCGGAGACTGTGGTGATCAGTGGCAGCCGGCGCGATGTCTCGCCAGCCGTGACGCGCGCCTATTCCGCGCGCGGGGCGAAGGTCTTTCACACAGCGCTGGATGGCGCTGTAACGGTGACGCTATCGAATGGAGAGGTGCGCGTCTCGGCTTTTCGCGAGGAAGATTCGCCGAGCGCGGCGCGCTCCGGGCGCTGA